A window from Sinanaerobacter sp. ZZT-01 encodes these proteins:
- a CDS encoding ABC transporter ATP-binding protein has translation MSDYVIETKNLTKQYGEQKSVAALNIHIKRGRIYGLLGRNGAGKTTTMKMLLNLTRPTSGEVQIFGKSIQGNEKKILPRIGSLIEAPGFYPNLTGTENLKIFAQLRGVSKRSAVKDALEVVGLPYGDKKLFSQYSLGMKQRLAIALAIMHDPELLILDEPINGLDPIGIAEVRSFIRRLCDVKGKTILISSHILSEISLLVDDIGIIDHGVLLEEESLAELEEKNSKYIHFVVSDTAQAARILERDFKFKDFTVENDHSLRLYDSNLSVAALNRTFIEKGLEVSEAHTCEDTLEDYFKRITGGEGIA, from the coding sequence AAAGAGGCCGTATTTACGGTCTGCTTGGGCGAAACGGAGCCGGAAAAACCACAACAATGAAAATGCTTCTGAACCTGACACGACCTACCTCCGGAGAAGTTCAAATTTTCGGTAAAAGTATTCAGGGGAATGAAAAGAAAATTTTGCCTCGTATCGGCAGCTTAATTGAAGCACCTGGATTTTATCCGAATCTGACAGGTACAGAAAACCTTAAAATCTTTGCCCAGCTTAGAGGTGTTTCTAAGCGTTCCGCTGTAAAGGATGCATTAGAAGTTGTGGGGCTTCCCTATGGAGATAAAAAGCTTTTTTCACAATATTCTCTTGGTATGAAGCAGCGCTTAGCCATCGCTCTTGCTATTATGCACGATCCCGAACTCTTGATTTTAGATGAGCCGATCAACGGACTTGATCCAATCGGGATAGCCGAAGTACGTTCGTTTATCCGAAGACTTTGCGATGTGAAAGGAAAAACTATTTTGATTTCCAGTCACATTCTCTCCGAAATCTCCTTGTTGGTAGATGACATTGGAATCATTGACCATGGTGTACTGCTGGAGGAAGAAAGCCTTGCCGAACTGGAAGAAAAGAATAGTAAATACATTCATTTTGTTGTTTCCGACACAGCACAGGCAGCCAGAATCTTGGAGAGAGACTTCAAGTTTAAAGACTTTACAGTGGAAAATGATCATAGTTTGCGCTTATATGACAGCAATTTATCTGTGGCGGCATTAAACCGTACCTTTATTGAAAAAGGATTGGAGGTATCAGAAGCTCATACCTGTGAAGATACCTTGGAGGATTACTTCAAGCGTATAACCGGAGGTGAGGGCATTGCTTAA